From one Acidibrevibacterium fodinaquatile genomic stretch:
- the traA gene encoding Ti-type conjugative transfer relaxase TraA: protein MAIYHFSVKIISRGQGRSVIAAAAYRAGERLRDHHLGQWQNYTRKQGVVHRAIILPAGAPEAWADRTTLWNAVEAAERRRDAQLARELEIALPRELSKRAAIRLAEDFVRRECVARGMVADIAIHWVQGSDGKPQPHAHILLTLRGVEGGGFGPKRREWNATALLQHWREAWADIANACLAENGHDVRIDHRSLETLGLDLMPQVKLGAGVRRREAAGEVTERGARARDDLAFNGDKLLADPTMALAAITAQQSTFTRRDIARFINGHTVDAEQFRNVLARVMALPALVRLGRDGRGEERYTTKEMLALESGLAATAEALAQERHKFVDPTLCRRHAEAARLGEEQTLALGRITGATRLAAVVGHAGTGKSTLLGAARAVWEAAGYRVRGAALSGIAAEGLQQGAGIESRTIASLLRQWGQGRETLSARDVLVVDEAGMVGSRDLAAVLAAVQAAGAKLVLVGDAEQLQPIAAGAPFRAIVERVGAEALTVVRRQKQDWQRQATAELATGQTRAALARYQEKGMVLAAIKAEEAKIRLIIDWQAGRRRDPAASRIILAHRRADVRDLNDRARAVRRERGELGPDVMLPTRDGKKPFAAGERIYFLRNERSLGVKNGTLGTLIAIAGAGAGAHLKVRLDGGREVVFALKDYDALDHGYAATMHKAQGVTVDHAHVLLSASMDRHLTYVALSRHRESVRLHWSEEEMGNSARMAERLARARRKESTLDYEPAAVSTGAGFAVRRGLVPESAILVPEARPAPPRAMPQPAAAMAKAPPVPEPKPAPKVIAAKSPSDAPRPQPQPVPLFRRVVPLFRRGGLTLKSAIAVVLPSSAGTPSPQAKAQPSAKPVAKAQPVARTTPKPPAAMVVAKAPAQKPGRMSRLRQAMTKAKSAIAAMWPSSAGASSPSKAAAGTSTTSPKPMAKAQSVQSMVKAPTMAKVPSKAPAVPSATVKSSTEVSAPSRQAPGAALSSPQPQRPRPVAEPAPKPQAAPHSAPRPEPKPVPSTTEPARPPPPPRVPEAEAPAANVAETLSRYYGELLASTRARKKLAATWQGTAAEEEKLANVVTGALRAACAIVDDSAVFAMLRQQNPAEARRVAAFARKDRETLIALVLQQMPQPRPAPEPMPERDLEPSGFGMRM from the coding sequence ATGGCCATCTACCATTTTAGCGTCAAGATTATCTCCCGAGGCCAGGGCCGCAGCGTCATCGCCGCCGCCGCCTATCGCGCCGGAGAGAGGCTCCGCGACCACCATCTCGGCCAGTGGCAGAATTACACCCGCAAACAGGGCGTCGTGCATCGCGCCATCATCCTCCCCGCCGGTGCCCCGGAAGCCTGGGCTGACCGCACCACCCTGTGGAACGCCGTCGAGGCCGCCGAGCGCCGCCGCGATGCCCAGCTCGCCCGCGAGCTGGAAATCGCCCTGCCGCGTGAACTCTCCAAGCGTGCGGCCATCCGGCTCGCGGAGGATTTTGTCCGGCGGGAATGCGTCGCCCGCGGCATGGTCGCCGATATCGCCATCCATTGGGTACAAGGCAGCGACGGCAAGCCGCAGCCGCATGCCCATATCCTGCTGACCCTGCGCGGCGTCGAAGGCGGCGGGTTCGGGCCCAAGCGGCGGGAGTGGAACGCGACCGCGCTCTTGCAGCACTGGCGCGAGGCCTGGGCCGACATCGCCAATGCCTGCCTCGCCGAGAACGGCCATGATGTCCGCATCGACCATCGCTCGCTGGAGACACTCGGCCTCGACCTGATGCCGCAGGTCAAGCTCGGCGCCGGGGTGCGCCGCCGCGAGGCCGCCGGCGAGGTGACCGAGCGCGGCGCGCGGGCTCGGGACGACCTGGCGTTCAACGGCGATAAACTCCTCGCCGACCCCACGATGGCGCTCGCCGCCATCACCGCGCAGCAAAGCACCTTCACCCGCCGCGACATCGCCCGCTTCATCAACGGGCACACCGTCGATGCCGAGCAGTTCCGGAACGTCCTGGCGAGAGTCATGGCCTTGCCGGCGCTGGTCAGGCTCGGCCGCGATGGCCGGGGCGAAGAGCGCTACACCACAAAAGAGATGCTGGCGTTGGAGAGCGGTCTTGCGGCAACCGCCGAGGCGCTGGCGCAGGAGCGGCATAAGTTTGTCGACCCGACGCTGTGCCGCCGGCACGCCGAGGCTGCCAGGCTGGGGGAGGAGCAGACGCTGGCGCTCGGCCGTATCACCGGCGCCACCCGTCTCGCCGCGGTGGTTGGCCATGCCGGCACCGGGAAGAGCACTCTGCTCGGGGCGGCGCGGGCGGTGTGGGAAGCGGCGGGCTATCGCGTGCGCGGTGCCGCGCTTTCGGGGATTGCCGCCGAGGGGTTGCAGCAGGGGGCGGGGATAGAAAGCCGCACCATCGCCTCGCTGCTCCGGCAATGGGGGCAGGGGCGTGAGACGCTTTCGGCGCGTGATGTCCTGGTCGTCGACGAGGCGGGGATGGTCGGCTCGCGCGACCTCGCCGCCGTGCTGGCGGCGGTGCAAGCGGCGGGAGCGAAGCTGGTGCTGGTCGGGGATGCCGAGCAGTTGCAGCCGATTGCCGCCGGCGCCCCGTTCCGCGCCATCGTCGAGCGGGTGGGGGCGGAGGCGCTGACCGTGGTGCGGCGCCAGAAGCAGGACTGGCAGCGCCAGGCGACGGCAGAGTTGGCCACCGGCCAAACCCGCGCGGCGCTGGCGCGCTACCAGGAGAAGGGCATGGTTTTGGCCGCCATCAAAGCGGAGGAGGCCAAAATCCGGCTGATTATCGACTGGCAGGCGGGCCGTCGTCGTGACCCGGCGGCGAGCCGCATCATCCTTGCCCATCGCCGTGCCGATGTCCGCGACCTCAATGACCGGGCGCGGGCGGTGCGGCGGGAGCGCGGCGAGCTGGGCCCTGACGTCATGCTGCCGACCCGGGACGGGAAAAAACCCTTTGCGGCCGGCGAGCGCATCTATTTTCTCCGCAATGAGCGCTCTCTCGGGGTGAAGAACGGCACGCTTGGCACGCTCATTGCCATCGCCGGTGCGGGGGCGGGCGCTCATCTCAAGGTGCGGCTCGATGGTGGGCGCGAGGTGGTGTTCGCGCTCAAGGACTACGACGCCCTCGACCACGGCTATGCCGCGACGATGCACAAGGCCCAGGGCGTCACCGTCGACCATGCCCATGTGCTGCTGAGCGCGAGCATGGACCGTCATCTCACCTATGTCGCCCTCAGCCGCCATCGCGAGAGCGTGCGGCTGCATTGGAGCGAGGAGGAGATGGGCAACAGCGCCCGCATGGCCGAGCGGCTCGCGCGCGCGCGGCGCAAGGAGAGCACGCTCGACTATGAGCCGGCGGCGGTTTCGACAGGCGCCGGCTTCGCCGTCCGCCGCGGCCTTGTCCCTGAGAGCGCTATCCTCGTTCCCGAAGCGCGGCCGGCGCCGCCAAGGGCCATGCCGCAACCGGCGGCGGCGATGGCCAAGGCACCGCCAGTGCCGGAGCCAAAGCCAGCGCCGAAGGTTATCGCTGCGAAATCGCCGTCCGATGCACCGCGGCCGCAGCCGCAACCGGTGCCCTTGTTCCGCAGGGTGGTGCCCTTGTTCCGCAGGGGGGGGCTGACTCTGAAAAGTGCCATCGCCGTCGTGCTGCCGTCTTCGGCCGGAACGCCATCGCCTCAGGCAAAAGCCCAGCCTTCGGCAAAGCCGGTGGCGAAGGCGCAGCCAGTGGCAAGGACGACGCCAAAGCCGCCGGCTGCCATGGTGGTTGCGAAAGCGCCGGCGCAAAAGCCGGGGCGCATGTCGCGGCTTCGCCAGGCAATGACCAAGGCGAAGAGCGCCATTGCCGCGATGTGGCCGTCTTCGGCGGGGGCATCGTCGCCATCCAAGGCGGCGGCAGGCACGTCGACGACGTCGCCGAAGCCGATGGCGAAAGCACAATCGGTACAGTCGATGGTGAAGGCGCCTACAATGGCGAAAGTGCCGTCAAAAGCGCCGGCGGTGCCATCCGCGACGGTGAAATCATCGACGGAGGTTTCCGCGCCGTCGCGGCAAGCGCCGGGCGCGGCGTTGTCTTCACCACAGCCGCAGAGGCCGCGGCCGGTGGCGGAGCCAGCGCCAAAGCCGCAGGCGGCACCACACTCGGCGCCGCGGCCGGAACCAAAGCCGGTCCCGTCGACAACGGAACCCGCCAGGCCGCCACCGCCGCCGCGGGTGCCGGAAGCCGAAGCGCCCGCTGCCAACGTGGCAGAAACTCTGTCTCGGTATTACGGCGAGCTTCTCGCCAGCACCCGTGCCCGTAAGAAGCTCGCCGCCACCTGGCAGGGCACCGCGGCGGAGGAGGAAAAACTCGCAAACGTTGTCACCGGCGCGTTGCGGGCCGCGTGCGCCATCGTCGACGACTCGGCGGTATTCGCCATGCTGCGCCAGCAGAACCCCGCCGAGGCCCGCCGGGTTGCGGCGTTCGCCAGGAAAGACCGCGAGACGCTCATCGCCCTGGTGCTGCAGCAAATGCCGCAGCCCAGGCCGGCGCCAGAACCAATGCCCGAGCGAGACCTGGAGCCGTCCGGCTTCGGTATGCGAATGTGA
- a CDS encoding acyltransferase family protein: protein MAANGRAEHLNFAYIDALRGCAILFVITCHLTFSYPELPYPVHRLTVLGWHGVQLFFLASCVTLLLSWHGEVARRGRADIGAFFLRRVFRILPAYYLGGLFYWWLDPPAHGFDLAQFLTAYGFVNLWHPLTAPTVMGQWSVIPGGWSVSVEFTFYALFPLIASFITSLRRAIVFTLAALLFAILANRVGFALWGERYSTRAVEDILYFWFPNQLPVFALGTMVFFLLRPAAIIPQRFAGAIAGLALVGFFALAWAAVPQWAGEAGWPIGHAQAASLPLALFVLALSRAAPGGLFVNPLVAWVGKISFSAYLIHYAAIELLPGRFPQLFHTGASGLAAILAYAAGSLAVTGATCLCAFCTYHVIERPMIALGRRLINARRARLAAAMAGR from the coding sequence GTGGCGGCAAATGGCCGGGCGGAGCATCTGAATTTCGCCTATATCGACGCATTGCGCGGCTGCGCGATCCTTTTCGTCATCACCTGCCATCTCACATTCAGCTATCCTGAACTTCCCTATCCCGTCCACCGCCTGACCGTCCTCGGCTGGCATGGGGTGCAGCTTTTCTTTCTCGCAAGCTGTGTCACGCTTCTGCTTTCCTGGCATGGCGAAGTCGCGCGGCGCGGGCGCGCCGATATCGGCGCGTTTTTCCTCCGCCGCGTCTTTCGCATTCTGCCGGCCTATTATCTCGGCGGCCTGTTTTATTGGTGGCTCGACCCGCCGGCGCATGGGTTCGACCTCGCGCAATTCCTCACCGCCTATGGTTTCGTCAATCTCTGGCACCCGCTGACCGCGCCGACCGTGATGGGCCAATGGTCGGTGATCCCGGGCGGCTGGAGCGTCAGCGTGGAATTCACCTTCTACGCCCTGTTCCCGCTCATCGCCTCATTCATCACCTCGCTCCGGCGGGCCATTGTCTTCACGCTCGCGGCCTTGCTCTTTGCCATTCTCGCCAACCGGGTGGGTTTCGCCCTGTGGGGCGAGCGCTATTCGACGCGCGCCGTCGAGGACATTCTCTATTTCTGGTTTCCCAACCAATTGCCGGTCTTCGCGCTCGGCACAATGGTGTTCTTCCTCTTGCGGCCGGCGGCGATCATCCCGCAGCGCTTTGCCGGCGCTATCGCCGGCCTCGCGCTGGTGGGATTTTTCGCGCTCGCCTGGGCCGCGGTGCCGCAATGGGCGGGCGAGGCGGGCTGGCCGATCGGACACGCGCAAGCCGCCAGCCTGCCGCTTGCGCTCTTCGTCCTGGCCCTCTCGCGCGCCGCGCCGGGCGGCCTCTTCGTCAATCCGCTCGTCGCCTGGGTCGGGAAAATCAGCTTCAGCGCCTATCTGATCCACTATGCCGCGATCGAGCTTCTCCCTGGACGCTTCCCGCAGCTGTTCCACACCGGGGCCAGCGGTCTCGCGGCGATCCTGGCCTATGCCGCCGGCTCGCTTGCGGTCACCGGCGCGACCTGTCTCTGCGCCTTCTGCACCTATCACGTGATCGAGCGGCCGATGATCGCCCTCGGCCGCCGCCTGATCAACGCCCGCCGGGCGCGGCTTGCGGCGGCGATGGCAGGACGGTAA
- a CDS encoding acyltransferase family protein yields MELDKPRYAYIDALRGYAILLVITCDITFSYSYLPYPVRRLAILGWHGVQLFFLISCLALMLSWRAEVAQRGRADIGAFFLRRAFRIMPAYYLGGLLYWQLAPPAHGFDLAQFITAYGFVNLWHPLTAPTVMGQWSVIPGGWSISVLFTFYALFPFIAGAVTSLRRAIFFTLGAIALAIFANRIGFLLWHQTYSTRAVEDILYFWFPNQLPGFAFGTVIFFLLEGGVMRLPGRWADGMAAGALMLFFALSWSPFPQWAGENAWTLGMAQAAALPLGGFVLALARARPGIFINPLAAWVGKISFSAYLLHYAAIDLLLKRYPQLFHTHATGFTAIAAYAAGWLAVTGATCLGAFCTYHVIEQPIIDIGKRLTTWRRRQ; encoded by the coding sequence TTGGAACTCGACAAGCCACGTTACGCTTATATCGACGCGTTACGAGGCTACGCCATCCTGCTCGTCATCACCTGTGACATCACCTTCAGCTACTCCTATCTGCCCTATCCCGTCCGTCGCCTGGCCATCCTCGGCTGGCATGGGGTGCAGCTTTTTTTCCTAATTAGTTGCCTCGCCCTTATGCTGTCATGGCGGGCGGAGGTTGCGCAGCGCGGTCGGGCTGATATCGGCGCCTTCTTCCTCCGCCGCGCCTTTCGCATTATGCCAGCCTATTACCTCGGCGGCCTGCTCTATTGGCAGCTCGCCCCGCCGGCGCATGGGTTCGATCTCGCGCAATTCATCACCGCCTATGGCTTCGTCAATCTCTGGCACCCGCTGACGGCGCCGACGGTGATGGGCCAATGGTCGGTGATTCCGGGCGGCTGGAGCATCAGTGTGTTGTTCACCTTCTACGCTCTCTTCCCGTTCATCGCCGGCGCCGTGACCTCGCTCCGTCGGGCAATTTTTTTCACGCTCGGCGCGATCGCACTCGCCATCTTCGCCAATCGGATAGGATTTCTCCTTTGGCATCAGACGTATTCGACGCGCGCCGTTGAGGACATCCTTTATTTTTGGTTTCCCAACCAATTGCCGGGGTTCGCGTTCGGCACGGTGATTTTCTTCCTGCTCGAAGGCGGGGTCATGCGCCTCCCCGGCCGCTGGGCGGACGGCATGGCGGCGGGCGCGCTGATGCTGTTCTTCGCGCTCTCGTGGTCGCCTTTTCCGCAATGGGCAGGGGAGAATGCCTGGACTCTCGGCATGGCACAGGCCGCCGCCTTGCCGCTCGGGGGCTTCGTGCTGGCGCTCGCGCGCGCAAGACCGGGCATCTTCATCAATCCGCTGGCAGCGTGGGTCGGAAAAATCAGCTTCAGTGCCTATCTCCTGCACTACGCCGCGATCGACTTGTTACTTAAGCGGTATCCGCAGCTATTTCACACCCACGCGACTGGCTTCACCGCGATCGCCGCTTATGCCGCCGGTTGGCTCGCGGTGACCGGGGCGACCTGTCTTGGCGCCTTCTGCACCTATCACGTGATCGAGCAGCCGATAATCGATATCGGCAAACGACTCACCACGTGGCGGCGCAGACAATAA
- a CDS encoding ArnT family glycosyltransferase, with amino-acid sequence MPGAEIKNTQSTIKNKHQYIDKISSIFVILFLIIISYITIALFYRASFKIPIMYNEGWNAGLIKNFMLNGKLYYAPYDLVVNNYPPLSFFIVRSFMLFTHDAVFSGRFVSAISFMISGFMMYKISHHELGKRLAAILSALLFIGYTDINYDLYIASDDPQMISIAFSLIGLYMATLGNKKLFFDIFSAIIFAVSIYTKHNNIALPLSVGIWKLIYNRKEFLIFSISGIISSLILMILFTTLLGENFLIGLFSPRHYSFSRALNLMLTYSSSMTLIIALSILPIALFRITKFYSLVFIFIILSFFIGTFELGGDGTGVNAYFELLIASSLGCAVLVSHLFDGGCKFHNLRALVILYMILGVLITPGMNKQKSVFNFKSWNRQINDKENVTKKIIEVIQKSNGLAICETNIYCYWAGKSFYIDRFNFEQKILLGILKNNILLYGLRDAAYPVIQLDNESDVNSLLLKVDDKNNFSNQLDAKELLTKNYIKKTFSGTDVVIYQKKSPI; translated from the coding sequence ATGCCAGGCGCTGAGATAAAAAATACGCAGAGCACAATCAAAAATAAACATCAATATATCGACAAAATTTCATCCATATTTGTGATATTGTTTCTAATTATAATTTCATACATAACGATAGCGCTATTTTACAGAGCAAGCTTTAAAATTCCAATTATGTACAATGAAGGATGGAATGCTGGATTAATAAAGAACTTTATGTTAAATGGAAAATTATATTATGCACCATACGATTTAGTGGTAAATAATTATCCGCCTCTATCATTTTTTATAGTAAGAAGTTTTATGTTATTTACGCATGATGCGGTATTTTCTGGAAGATTTGTTTCTGCAATATCTTTTATGATAAGTGGTTTTATGATGTACAAAATATCGCATCATGAACTTGGTAAAAGGCTTGCTGCCATTTTGTCGGCTCTCCTATTTATAGGATATACTGACATAAATTATGATTTATATATAGCTTCCGATGACCCACAAATGATTTCGATTGCATTTAGTCTTATCGGGTTATATATGGCCACTTTAGGAAACAAAAAATTATTTTTTGACATATTTTCAGCAATAATATTTGCTGTATCTATATATACAAAACACAATAACATAGCGCTTCCTTTATCAGTTGGAATTTGGAAATTGATCTATAATAGAAAAGAATTTTTAATTTTTTCTATATCTGGAATTATATCATCGCTAATATTAATGATTTTATTTACGACATTATTAGGAGAGAATTTTTTAATCGGCCTTTTTTCTCCAAGGCACTATTCTTTTTCAAGAGCATTAAATCTTATGTTGACTTATAGCTCTTCTATGACATTAATAATTGCATTATCAATTCTTCCAATTGCATTATTTAGGATAACTAAATTTTACTCTTTAGTATTTATTTTTATTATTTTGTCATTTTTTATAGGAACATTTGAATTAGGCGGAGATGGTACCGGAGTAAATGCATATTTTGAACTTCTTATTGCATCTAGTCTGGGGTGTGCGGTGCTTGTTTCGCATCTCTTTGACGGCGGTTGCAAATTTCACAATTTACGCGCGCTTGTCATTTTATATATGATTTTAGGGGTATTGATTACGCCGGGAATGAACAAACAAAAAAGCGTTTTTAATTTTAAATCATGGAATAGACAAATAAATGATAAAGAAAATGTAACAAAAAAAATAATAGAAGTAATACAAAAATCAAATGGACTTGCAATATGTGAAACTAACATATATTGTTATTGGGCCGGAAAATCTTTTTATATAGATCGGTTTAATTTTGAACAAAAGATTCTTCTTGGGATATTAAAGAATAATATTTTGTTATATGGGCTGCGTGATGCTGCATACCCAGTAATACAACTAGACAATGAGAGTGATGTAAATTCTCTTTTATTAAAAGTCGATGACAAAAACAATTTTTCTAATCAACTTGATGCAAAAGAATTATTAACTAAAAATTACATAAAAAAAACATTTTCAGGAACCGATGTTGTTATATATCAGAAAAAATCACCAATATGA
- a CDS encoding type II toxin-antitoxin system VapC family toxin, with product MIIDTSAMVAILYREPEAEAFTRLIHDADECRISVASYVELSIVVENQLGPEGMRLAEAFFRRAGVTVEPVTVEQGELARQAFLDFGKGRHKAGLNYGDCFPYALAKATGEPLLFKGNDFSQTDIRTAA from the coding sequence ATGATTATCGATACATCGGCAATGGTCGCCATCCTCTACCGCGAGCCTGAAGCGGAAGCCTTCACGCGGCTCATTCACGACGCCGACGAATGCCGCATCAGCGTGGCGAGCTATGTCGAGCTGTCAATAGTGGTCGAAAATCAGCTTGGCCCGGAGGGTATGCGGCTGGCTGAGGCATTCTTCCGCCGCGCCGGTGTCACGGTCGAGCCGGTAACGGTTGAGCAGGGCGAGCTGGCGCGGCAGGCCTTCCTTGATTTTGGCAAGGGCAGGCACAAGGCTGGCCTGAATTACGGCGACTGCTTTCCCTATGCCCTGGCGAAGGCCACGGGCGAACCGCTCTTATTTAAGGGTAATGACTTCAGCCAAACCGATATCAGGACGGCCGCGTGA
- a CDS encoding type II toxin-antitoxin system VapB family antitoxin encodes MSLNIKDPEAHRLAQAISRATGESMTRVVTEALRERYAKIEQRKGKASVQELLAIADRAAAHVKRPYASHAELLYDENGLPK; translated from the coding sequence ATGAGCCTCAACATCAAAGACCCCGAGGCACACCGTTTGGCGCAGGCTATCTCCCGCGCCACGGGCGAAAGCATGACACGTGTCGTCACCGAGGCCCTGCGCGAACGTTACGCCAAGATTGAACAGCGAAAAGGCAAGGCCAGTGTACAAGAGCTGCTGGCAATCGCCGATCGCGCCGCCGCCCATGTGAAGCGCCCTTACGCCAGCCATGCCGAGCTGCTCTATGACGAGAATGGTCTGCCGAAATGA
- a CDS encoding type II toxin-antitoxin system VapC family toxin has protein sequence MYLVDTNVISERAPARVAPAEMTAWMDAHSEKLFLSVVTIAEIEDGIAKAKREGAARKSRDLSAWLETVLHLYAARILPFDIATARLAGALSDFARSQGHAPGFADIVIAATAQHHGLIILTRNQRHFAPLGVPTHDPFAHPPQNMAPE, from the coding sequence TTGTACCTCGTCGACACCAATGTCATTTCGGAGCGCGCGCCTGCACGGGTAGCGCCTGCCGAGATGACCGCCTGGATGGATGCGCACTCCGAGAAGCTATTCCTCTCGGTTGTGACCATCGCGGAAATCGAGGACGGCATCGCCAAGGCCAAACGAGAAGGCGCCGCTCGCAAATCCCGAGACCTGAGCGCATGGCTCGAAACGGTATTGCACCTCTATGCTGCCCGCATCCTGCCTTTTGATATCGCAACCGCCCGTCTCGCTGGTGCCCTGTCGGATTTCGCTCGCAGCCAGGGTCACGCGCCCGGCTTCGCGGATATCGTGATTGCTGCGACCGCCCAGCACCACGGGCTCATCATCCTTACCCGCAACCAGCGACATTTTGCGCCGCTCGGCGTCCCAACGCACGACCCATTTGCACACCCACCCCAAAATATGGCTCCAGAATAA
- a CDS encoding type II toxin-antitoxin system Phd/YefM family antitoxin: MISSLLPRLPNRHKMTTVVLLHPEVIMREIQLRDAKASLSAVVADARRGEAAIITRHGKPEAVILGFEEWQRLSHVPSFGKLLMAAPLEKGDLPRRNTAPPRDSGL; this comes from the coding sequence ATGATTTCTTCGCTCTTGCCCCGCCTGCCCAATCGACATAAAATGACCACTGTGGTTCTTCTTCATCCGGAGGTCATCATGCGAGAAATCCAGCTCCGCGACGCCAAGGCCAGCCTCTCCGCCGTCGTCGCCGACGCCCGACGTGGGGAGGCCGCCATCATCACACGCCACGGTAAGCCTGAGGCGGTCATTTTGGGGTTCGAGGAATGGCAGCGCCTCTCGCACGTGCCATCTTTTGGTAAGTTGCTGATGGCGGCTCCCCTCGAAAAGGGGGATTTGCCGCGACGCAACACCGCCCCTCCCCGCGACAGCGGACTCTGA
- a CDS encoding type II toxin-antitoxin system RelE/ParE family toxin has product MSEPLPLRLTAAAEADLSEIWAWLAAEVSEDVAMRFVRDVKTAFEPMRHFPHAAPARDRLAPGLRVTFHGAYAIYYQPRPDEIIIIRVLHGARDIAAIAEHGGFRAEGRSLDR; this is encoded by the coding sequence ATTAGCGAGCCGCTCCCCCTCCGCCTGACGGCAGCGGCCGAAGCCGACTTATCCGAAATTTGGGCGTGGCTCGCGGCTGAGGTGTCCGAAGATGTCGCCATGCGCTTTGTCCGGGACGTCAAGACCGCGTTCGAGCCGATGCGGCACTTTCCGCACGCGGCCCCCGCGCGAGACCGGCTTGCCCCCGGTCTACGCGTCACCTTTCACGGTGCCTATGCCATCTATTACCAGCCGCGGCCGGATGAGATAATCATTATTCGCGTTTTGCACGGCGCCCGTGACATCGCGGCAATCGCCGAGCATGGCGGCTTCAGGGCGGAGGGCCGCAGTCTCGACAGATGA
- a CDS encoding ribbon-helix-helix domain-containing protein yields the protein MAEIERLTITLPSDMAAAIKGAVNGGDYASTSEVVREAVRDWKMKRALQLQELAALKTDIDKGLADVAAGRVRDFDADRIIERGRTLLASRSPSA from the coding sequence ATGGCCGAAATCGAGCGGTTGACCATCACCCTGCCGTCCGACATGGCCGCCGCCATCAAAGGTGCAGTCAACGGCGGAGATTACGCATCGACCAGCGAGGTCGTGCGTGAGGCGGTGCGCGACTGGAAGATGAAGCGCGCGCTTCAGTTGCAGGAACTCGCCGCGCTCAAAACCGATATCGACAAGGGGCTCGCCGATGTCGCCGCTGGCCGCGTGAGGGACTTTGACGCCGACCGGATTATTGAACGCGGGAGAACGCTATTAGCGAGCCGCTCCCCCTCCGCCTGA
- a CDS encoding recombinase family protein, translated as MRRIFRDYAAGKSARTIAHELNAEAVPGPEGRPWGDTTIRGQLDRGTGILNNTLYIGELSWNRCSYVKDPRTGKRLARVNPREQWEVVAVPELRIIDQPLWDAVRARQQAARYAVCHDEGTGNALNRAHRREFLLSGVLVCGCCGGGYTIIGKDRYGCAARRSKGTCDNAVTITRQRLEARVLGGLREHMLTPALVAEFVTAFTESLAELQRDDAMRERRVKDTLAAIERKLDAVVRAIEDGEWNDTLRRRLGTLEAEKASLTAELAALSKPAPPARLHPRAAEIYRRKVAALEQCLNEPDIRHEAGEALRQMIEKVVLTPDATAPDGLAAALHGDLAVILTQAMAPERERRPLPNGAQTPPGTAVSGSLLSVVAGERCHLYRTHLRLPARPQNKMAIRPRKNGGLEAFPALVARPAG; from the coding sequence GTGCGGCGGATTTTCCGTGACTACGCCGCCGGCAAATCGGCCCGCACCATCGCCCATGAGCTGAACGCCGAAGCCGTGCCCGGCCCCGAAGGCCGCCCGTGGGGCGATACCACCATTCGCGGCCAGCTCGACCGCGGCACCGGCATTCTCAACAACACGCTTTATATCGGCGAGCTGAGCTGGAATCGCTGCTCGTATGTGAAGGACCCGCGCACCGGCAAGCGCCTTGCCCGGGTCAATCCGCGCGAGCAATGGGAGGTGGTGGCGGTGCCGGAGCTGCGCATCATCGACCAGCCGCTTTGGGATGCGGTGCGGGCACGCCAGCAAGCGGCGCGTTACGCGGTATGCCATGACGAGGGCACCGGCAACGCCCTCAACCGCGCCCATCGTCGCGAGTTCCTGCTGAGCGGGGTTTTGGTCTGCGGCTGTTGTGGTGGCGGGTATACGATTATTGGCAAGGACCGCTATGGCTGTGCGGCCCGGCGCAGCAAGGGCACGTGCGACAACGCGGTGACCATCACCCGCCAGCGGCTGGAGGCGCGGGTTCTCGGCGGGCTCCGGGAACATATGCTGACGCCGGCGCTGGTCGCGGAATTCGTCACCGCGTTCACCGAGAGCCTTGCCGAGCTGCAGCGCGACGACGCGATGCGCGAGCGGCGGGTGAAGGACACGCTGGCCGCCATCGAGCGTAAGCTCGACGCGGTGGTGCGGGCGATTGAGGATGGCGAGTGGAATGACACGCTGCGCCGCCGGCTTGGCACGCTGGAGGCGGAGAAAGCCTCGCTGACGGCGGAGCTGGCGGCGCTTTCCAAGCCTGCGCCGCCGGCGCGGCTGCATCCGCGGGCGGCGGAGATTTACCGGCGCAAGGTGGCGGCGCTGGAACAATGCCTGAACGAGCCCGACATTCGCCATGAGGCGGGCGAGGCGTTGCGGCAGATGATTGAGAAGGTGGTGCTGACGCCGGATGCGACCGCGCCGGATGGCTTGGCGGCGGCGCTGCATGGTGATTTGGCGGTGATTTTGACCCAGGCGATGGCGCCGGAACGCGAACGCCGGCCGCTCCCAAACGGGGCACAAACCCCGCCAGGAACGGCCGTTTCCGGGAGTCTACTATCGGTGGTTGCGGGGGAGCGCTGCCACTTATACCGAACACATCTCCGCCTCCCCGCACGGCCGCAGAACAAAATGGCAATCCGTCCGCGTAAGAATGGCGGCCTGGAGGCCTTCCCGGCCTTGGTCGCGCGCCCGGCGGGCTGA